The Streptomyces sp. NBC_00775 genome includes the window TCGGTGTCCTGGAGCCGGGCGGCGTGGACACCGAGCTGGGCTCGCACAACGACCACAAGCCCGAGATCCGCGAAGCGATCGGCGCCTTCTACGAGCAGACCGAGGTCCTCGCCCCCGACGACATCGCCGACGGCGTCGCCTACATGGTCACCCGGCCCCGCCACGCCTCCGTCGGCGAGCTGTGGATCATGCCGACCGACCAGGCCTGACGGCACCCGTCGCCCAGCAGCACCTGAAGAGCACCTGAAGAGCACCACCGAACCACACAAACGCCTCGCAACACCCGAAAGCATCTACAAAGGAACATCTCATGAGCAAGGTCATTCTCGTCACCGGTGCCGGACGCGGTCTGGGCACGGACATCGCCCGCGAAGCCCTCGCCGCCGGCCACCAGGTCGTCGCCACCGGCCGCCGCCCCGAAGAGGTCGAGAAGACCCTCGGCGGACCGCAGGACGATCTGCTGGTCACCAAGCTGGACGTCACGAGCCTTGAGGACGCCGAGGCCGCCGCGCAGGCCGCCGTCGACCGCTTCGGCCGCATCGACGTCCTGATCAACAACGCGGGCAATTTCTTCGCCGGCTACTTCGAGGAGATCACGCCCGCGCAGATGCGCCGGCAGATCGAGACCAACCTCTTCGGCCCCATGAACGTCACCCGCGCCGTCCTGCCCATCCTGCGCAAGCAGCGCGCCGGCCACATCATCACGCTCTCCTCGTCCGCCGGTCTGATCGGCCAGGAGTTCTGCGTCGCGTACGCCGCCTCCAAGTTCGGCGTGGAGGGGTGGATGGAGTCGCTGCGCTACGACGTCGAGCCGTACGGCATTCGCACCACGGTCGTAGAACCGGGCTTCTTCCGCACCGAGCTGCTCGTGGACGCCTCCACCACCTGGCCCGAGCCGACCATCGAGGACTACGCCGAGCGCACCACGGCCACCGTCGCGGCGTGGAAGAGCATGAGCGGCCGGCAGTCCGGCGATCCCGTCAAGCTCGCCAAGGCCCTGCTGACCATCGCCGGCCAGGCCGAGCCGCCGCTGCGTTTCGTCGCCGGCGCCGACGCCATCGAAGGTGTCGAGGCCAAGGCCAGGGAACTCCTCGCCCAGGCCCAGGCATCCCGCGAACTGGGCGGCGACCTGGCCTACGACGACGCCACCGCCTGACACACCCGGGTCCGGGCCGGGAGTTCACGCCGCAGCGGTGAGTCCGGGCCGCGCAGCCGTTCTCCGGCTGCGCGGCCCGGTGGTTGCGGCCCGGCGGCTGACGGCACGGATGACGACGCCCCGCGATCCGCTTCCAGGTACGCCGACGAGTCGGGCCACCGGCCTCCCGTCGCGCGGCGCCCGCTTCAGCGGTAGTCGGGGTTGGGCGCGTCGAGGCGGCAGCCGGCGTCCCACTCCGAGCGCTGGTTGCCGTGGGCCGGAATGCCGTTGGCGCGCTTGAGCATGGCTGCCATGTGCATGAGGTTCCAGGCCATGAATGTGGTGTTGCGGTTGGTGAAGTCGTTCTCCGGGCCGCCCGAACCGGGGTCGAGATAGGAGGGTCCGGGTCCCGCCGGGCCGATCCAGCCCGCGTCGGCCTGCGGTGGGATGGTGTAGCCGAGGTGCTGGAGGCTGTAGAGGATGTTCATGGCGCAGTGCTTCACGCCGTCTTCGTTGCCGGTGATCAGGCAGCCGCCGACGCGGCCGTAATAGGCGTACTGGCCCTGGGAGTTGAGCAGTCCCGAACCGCCGTAGAGCCGCTCGATGACCTTCTTCATGACCGAGCTGTTGTCGCCGAGCCAGATCGGGCCGGCCAGCACCAGGATGTCCGCGGCCATCACCTGCTCGTGCAGCGCCGGCCAGGCGTCCGTGGCGAAGCCGTGCTCGGTCATGTCCGGGTAGACACCCGGCGCGATGTCGTGGTCGACGGCGCGTACGACGTCCGTGGCGACCCCGCGCGCGTCCATGATCGCCCGGCTCTTGTCGATCAGCCCCTGGGTGTGACTCTGCTGGGGCGACGGCTTGAGCGTGCAGTTGATGATCAGGGCACGCAGGTCGTCGAAGCGGTACGAGTCGTCGAGCGGGTTCGGGTTCGGGTTCGGGTTCGGGTCCGACGATGACGGGGGCGCTGACTGGGGCGATGACTGGGGCGATGACTGGGGCATGGAGGCTCCTTCGCGCGGGACCGCCGGGGCGGGTCCCCCACGCCGGTCCGAGCCGTGGCTCCAGAGCAGCTTCTCGCGCCGATCCTGGACTCGGCCCCACCGACGCGGAGACGAGCGCCCCACGGGGCAGGATCGTCACCCGGTCTGGGCACTACGCGTACAGTTCGCGGGCCGACGGCGTCGCGCGCGGTGTCACGGAGCCCGTCGTGTAGGCGAAGTTGAGCACGGTACGGCGTACGCCGGAGCGGGTGAGCGGCGTGACGCGGTGGGCGGTGGTGTCGCTGCGCAGGAGATAGGCGTCCCCGGGTCGGTGGTGAGCCGCGCGCGCCTGCCCGGCATCCAGGTCGCCGAGGGAGGCGGCCCTGGGTGCGTGGGCGAGGAGGCCGCCGTCCGCCGGGGTCTCCGGTGCTTCGAGGAACAGGACGAGTGCGTAGGGGTAGTCGTCGGTGTGGGCGCCGTGGGTGTCGCCCTTGCGGTGCAGGATGTTGAGTACGTGGCGTTCGAGCGTGTCGGGGACGGGGACGGGCCGTTCGCCGGTGAGGCTGCCCAGCAGGTCGAGCAGCACGGGGTCCGCGTACAGGTCGGGAATCAACCGCGATTCCCGGGCGATGACCTGGCCGCCGAGCGTCGTCATGTGCCGGGGTGAGCCGTCCATGCACGCCATCGTGAAGTCGCGGCGCCGCGCGATCCTCTCCAGCCGCCGCGCCTCCTCGCGCAGCGCGTCGAGGCCGTCGGCGGTGAGCAGCCCGGGCAGGGGCAGATAGCTGTCGGCGTGGAAGCGGTGACGTGCGACGTCGGCCTGGTCCTGCGGGATACGGGCCATGAGTGCGGGCACGGGCGGGAACCCTCCGGTCGATGGTCTGCGGCAGCAAGACCCGTCCCCGACGGCTCCGGACTTCATTCGCCAACGGGCCGAATCGGCTGAAAACCGGCAGAGCATCGCCGCATACGTGGCCGCACAGGCGGTCGCGGGCGTCCGGCAGTCAATCGTCATGAACGGTATGCGGAGAAAGGAGACCAGCTTGAGAAAGAAGGCGCTCACCATCGCGGCGGAAACAAGTGGAATTCGATATGTGAAATCCGATGCATGGAATCCGATATGCGAGATCTGATGCGTGGAGAAATCCCCGGCAGGGTCCCCCGCCTTTCCTCAGCGCTCATTCCGTTCCCCGGGGGGGGACGGCTTTGCGTGCTGTGAAACGTCAGGGGGCGATGTTCTTGTAGAACGGGGCGTCGTCCGGGCCGGTGTAGTCGGGGCGGTACCAGGCCGCCGGACGCAGGGAGTCGGGAACGGCGTCGGCCACGCCGAGCACCGAGGAGAACAGGGCCATCCGCATCGGGATTCCGGCGTCGGTCTGCCGGAAGACCGCGAGCCGGGGGTCGTCGTTGAGGTCCGTCGCCAGGTCGTTGGAGCCCGGGCGGCCGTCCCTCGGCAGGGGGTGCATGATCACCGCGTCCTCCCGGCACACCCGGCTGACCAGTGCCTTGTCGATGCGGAAGGCGTCGCTGTACGGCATCGGCCGGTCCGCGAAGCGTTCGGTCTGCAGGCGGGTCGCGTACACCAGGTCGGCGTCCTTGAGGCCGATCTCCGGCTGGTCGCTCAACTCGACCGTGTGGCCCCGGCTCTCGGCCAGCTCCAGCAGGTGGACGGGCATCCCGAGGGGCTCGGGGGCGACACAGACGATGGTGAGGTCCTCGTACAGGGTGACCAGCCGCATCAGCGAGTGCACCGTACGGCCGTGCCGCAGGTCGCCGACCAGGGCGATCCGGCGGCCGTCCAGGGTGCCCCCGGTACGGGTGAACTCCCGGTGCAGGGCGAACATGTCGAGCAGGGCCTGCGTCGGGTGCTCGCCGGCTCCGTTGCCGCCGTTGATCACCGGTATGTTCGTGGCCGCCGCGAACTCGTGAACGGCGGCCTCCTCGGGGTGCCTGATCACGATGATGTCGCAGTATCCGCTGACCACACGGCTGGTGTCGGCCAGCGACTCGCCCTTGGCGATGGACATGATCTCGGCGCCGGTCGTGGTGGTCACCCCGCCGCCCAGGCGCATGAACGCGGCCTCGCAGCTGAGCCTGGTACGGGTGCTCGCCTCGAAGAAGAGACTGGCCATCACCGCGCCTTCGAGGATCCGGGTCACCTGCCGGCCCCGGGCCACCGGTGTCAGCACGTCCGCCAGTTCGAAGAGCCGCTCCAGTTCGTCCCTGTCGAAGAGATCGCTGGAGAGGATGTGCTTTCCGGTGAGTGACATGGCGGATCTGGCTTCCTTTGGGTGTTCAGCAGTGACCGGCCTCCGCATTCGGGGCGCCGACAGTGTACGGGGCATGCGTTTTACCGGAGATATCGGGTTCCGCCCCGCCGCGGGAAACAACGGGGCGGACATTCGGTGGAATTACGTCGGACTCCGCGGCCGGCGAGCGCCACCAACTCCCACCCACGAAACATTCCGCTGGTGCACTCTCCTGGCGACCATCGTTGCCGGGTCCGTGCCGAGGCACCGGCCCTGCGTTCAGGAGGTCGCCGGTACCCCGTCCACGAGCTCCGCGGGACCGGTCCCGGCAGCCGCCAGCACGGCGAGCGACTGCCGCAGTTGCCCCCACGACACGGGAGGAAGCAGCGCCTCGGCCTCCTCCGGCGAGCACATCCGCCACTCCGCCAACTCCGCCTCCTGAAGCCGGACCTCCGCCAGGTCCCCGTCCTCCAGCGCCCCGCCGTCGAAGACATGCACCATCCGGGGCCGGCCCTCCCTTCGGTTCACCCAGTCCACGCTCAGCAGCCGTCCGGGAGTACACCGCAGGCCGGTCTCCTCCCGGATCTCGCGGACGGCCGCCTGGCGGGGTGTCTCCCTCCCGGCCTCGACGGTGCCGCCGGGCAGCCCCCAGTGCCGTTCGTCGCGCCTCGGCTGATACCGCACCAGCAGGATCCGTCCACGGCTGTCGGTGAAGAGCACCCTGGCCTTGGCCACCGCCCCAGGAAGCGCCGCCGGCGCGAGCGGCACGGGCGGCGCGGACGGCACCAGGACCAGGCGGAACTCGTTGCCCTCGGGGTCCCGCATGGGCTGGAACGAGTCCTGCTCCTCAGCGGCCGGCAGGGGCAGGGTGGCGGCGCCGAGCTCACCGGCCCGAGCGCGGGTGGCCTCGATGTCCGCCACCGCGATCTCGAAGGGGCGGCAGTCCCCTCCCGCCCCGCCCTCCGATACCGGCTGGAAGGCGAGTTGAGGAAACCCCGGCGCCCCGACGTGGACCGCTCCGCGATCCCGCGCGACCGCCGTGCCGCCCAGCAGGGATGCCCAGAACCGGGCCAGGGCCTGCGGGTCATGGGCGTCGAGGACTATCTGGTGCAGGTACATGCGGGGAGCGTAGCCATAGCCTCTGACCGTCCCTGGGGGCCCAAAGGACTGCGCAGTTCCCCGCGCCCCTATTTAGGCGATGCCCGCGGAGGACACCCGGCCGCGGCTCGGGCCCGGCTATCCGGCGCGGCCGGCCGAACGGGCCGAGGTGCGGGAGCGGTTCGGGGAGTAAGGCATTCCTGGGGCCCGACGCCCGGCGATTCGTGTCCGTACGTGGGCACTTGGCACTGGCCGGCCCGCCCCTGTGGAACCACCCGTCCCAGTACGGCAGTCTTCTCTCCCGTGGGGAACCCGGGGAACCTTCCGTCTCAGAGCGCGTCCGCCGACGCCGCCGCGCACATGATGGTGGCCGGGGACGACGCCCTGGCACACCGGCTGGCCGCCGAACTGCGCGGAGTGTACGGCGAGCAGGTCACCCTCGTCGTGCCGCCCGCCCAGCGGAGCGTGCGCCCACCGGTGGTGGGGCGGGCGCGGGCCACGGCCTTGTTCGACCGGGTGTCCGCTGCGGTGAACCGGGCTTCCGGGAACGGCGACTCGGGAGTCACCCGGACCGAACCCCCGCGCTCCGACCGTGTGTTGGAGGCCGCCGAACTCACCGAGGCCGTGTTCGCCGATGCGGGCGTCGAGCGGGCCGCCGCGCTGGCGCTCGTGTACGACGACGACGAGACCAACATCCGCGCCGCCCTCACCGCCCGGCGGCTCAACCCCCGGATCCGGCTGGTCCTGCGGCTCTACAACCGGCGCCTCGGGCAGCACATCGAGGCGCTCCTCGACCAGGCCTCGGCGCTGGCCGCGGCGGGTGCCGTAGCGGGAGCCGGTGCCGCGGGAAGCGACGATGCCGGTGACGGCGAGGCGTTCGACGCGTCCACCACCGTGCTGTCCGACGCCGACACCGCCGCGCCCGCGCTGGCCGCGACCGCCGTGGCCGGCACCAGCAAGGTCGTCCAGACGGACGGGCTGATGCTGCGCGCGGTGGAGCGGCCGCCGCCCGGTCCCGGGGAGGTCGCCGATCCGGGGCTGTGCACGCTGGCGCTGCTGTCCGCCACGACCAACGATCCCGCCGGCGCCGACGGGTCCGAGAGCAGTGGAGCGCACGGACCCCAACTCCTGCCCGACGAAAGGGCGGTGGCCGCCGCCACCGGGCGCGGGACCGTCGTACTGGAGAACGTCTCGTACTCAGGACCCGCGCTGTCCGCCGGGCGCAGCATCATGCCGTTCGGGTCGTTGCTGTCGCGGCGGCTACGGTGGTCGTTCGCCGGGCTGGTGGGGTGTGTGGTCGGCCTCGCCGTCGCGTCGATGATGGTCACCAGGGAGACCCCGCTGCACGCGACCTATCTGACGCTGCTCGATCTCTTCGCCATCAACGACCCCGCCATCGGGCAGCCCCTCGGGCGGCAGATCCTCCAGCTCTTCTCCGGGCTGGTCGGGTTGCTGCTGCTGCCCGTGCTGCTGGCCGCCGTGCTGGAGGCGCTCGGTACGTTCCGCAGCGGGTCCGCGTTGCGGAAGCCGCCGCGTGGGCTGTCCGGGCATGTGGTGCTGCTCGGGGTCGGCAAGATCGGCACGCGGGTGCTGGCGCGGCTGCGGGAGCTGCACATTCCCGTGGTGTGCGTCGAGGCCGATCCTGAGGCACGGGGGCTGGCGCTGGCGCGGCGGCTTCGGGTGCCGGTGGTGCTGGGGGATGTGACGCAGGAGGGCGTGCTGGAGGCCGCCAAGATTCATCGGGCGCATGCGCTGCTGGCGTTGACCAGCGCGGACACCATGAATCTGGAGGCCGCGTTGTACGCGCGGACCGTGCGGCCCGATCTGCGGGTGGTGCTGCGGTTGTACGACGACGACTTCGCGACCGCCGTGTACCGCACCCTGCGTGCCGCGTATCCCGATGCGCTCACCCGGAGTCGGAGTGTGTCGCATCTGACCGCGCCCGCGTTTGCCGGGGCCATGATGGGGCGGCAGATTCTCGGGGCGATTCCTGTGGAGCGACGGGTGCTGCTCTTCGCTGCCGTGGATGTGGGTGGGCATGCGCAGTTGGAGGGGCGCACGGTGGGTGAGGCGTTTCGGGCGGGGGCGTGGCGGGTGCTCGCCCTCGACACCCAACGCCAGGCCTCCGGCCCGGTGTCCGCCGAGCGGGCCTCGGGGCTGGTGTGGTCCCTTCCCTCCACGTATGTGCTTCGCGCCGAGGACCGGGTGGTGCTGGCGGCGACCCGGCGGGGGCTGGCGGAGCTGTTGGGACGACGGCCTCGGGAGCGGGCCGGAACGTAGGGTGCGGGTGGGCGGTTTTCGCCCCCGCCGCCCCTACCCGTCCCATCCCATACCTGGGGGCTGCGCCCCCAGACCCCCGCCAAAAGATTGCGCAGTTCCCCGCGCCCCTTAAAGACGGGGTGGTTCGTCGGCTGCGGGTGGGTGGGGGTTGCTCGCGCAGTTCCCCGCGCCCCTAAGGCCTGGTCACAGCTGTAGGTGCCTGTTGGCGAAGTCGAGTTCCAGGCGGACCTGCTTGATGCGTTCGTCGACGACGAGGGAACCGTGGCCCGCGTCGTAGCGATAGACCTCGTGGACGGCGTCGCGGGCGGTGAGGCGGTCGACGTAGTTGTCGATCTGGCGGATGGGGCAACGGGGGTCGTTGACACCCGCCGAGATGTAGACGGGAGACTTGACCGCGTCGACGTAGGTGAGAGGGGACGACGCCGAGAAGCGCTCGGGGACCTCCTCCGGGGTGCCGCCGAGGAGCGTACGGTCCATCGCCTTCAGGGCCTCCATCTCGTCGTGGTACGCCGTGACGTAGTCGGCGACCGGAACGGCGGCGATACCAAGGGTCCACGCGTCGGGCTGCGTACCCAGGCCGAGAAGCGTGAGGTAACCGCCCCAGGAACCGCCGGTGAGGATCAGCCGGTCGGGGTCGGCCAGCCCGGACGTCACCGCCCATTCACGGACCGCCGCGATGTCCTCCAGCTCGATCAGGCCGACGCGGTGCTTGAGCGCGTCCGTCCACTCACGGCCGTACCCCGTCGAGCCCCGGTAGTTGACCCGGACCACCGCGTAGCCGTGGTCCACCCAGGCCGCCGGGCCCGCCGCGAACGAGTCGCTGTCGTGCCAGGTCGGGCCGCCGTGGATGTCGAAGACGGTGGGGAGGGGAGTCGTCGCGCCCGCCGGCTTCTGGACCAGGGCGTGGATGCGGCCGCCCGGGCCCTCGACCCAGACGTCCTCCACGGGAACCGAGCCCGGGGACTTCAGGCCGGGGGGATCGAGGACGATCTCGCCGGTCGTCGAGCGGACCGCGGACGGCTCGGCGGCCGACGACCACAGGTACTCCACCGTGCCGTCCGGGCGGGCCGTCGCCCCGGACACCGTGCCGGGCGGTGTCTCCACCTTGACCAGCTCGCGGGACGCGATGTCGTAGCGCCACAGGTCGCTGCGGGCCTCGAAGCTGTGGGCGATGAGGAGGGCCGAACCGTCGGGATACCACTCGGCCGCCACGTCACCCGGCAGGTCCAGCGCCAGGTCCGTCTCCTCGCCCGACACGACGTCCCACACCAGCGGCTCCCAGCGGCCGCGTCGCTGGTGCCCGATGAGCAGCCGGGTGTCCCCGTCGACCGGGGCGAAGCCCAGCACCTCCAGGCCCAGCTCGACCGTGCCGCCCTTGGAGTCGTCGAGCTCCGCGACCGTCGAACCGTCCAGGCGCAGCACCCGCAGCGCCGAGTGCATCGCGTCGCCGTGCTCGGTGTGCTCGATCGCGATCAGCGAGCCGTCGTGCGAGAGGTCGCCGACCCCGGCCGACTCCCGGTGCCGGTAGATCTCCACGGGGGCCTCGCCGGTCCGGGCCACATGGATCGTCGAGCCGTCGTCGTCCGTCGAGCGGCCCACCACCGCCGTACGCCCGTCACGTCCGATGGCCAGCCCGGAGGGGTAGGAGGGTTCGAGACCGGCGACCGCCGGCTCGTCGGCGCTGTCCCCGTCCCCCTTCCTCTCCGCCTCCCCGGAGAATCGCTGGCGGCGCCAGATGCCGAACTCGTCGCCGTCCTTGTCGTCGAACCACCAGATCCACGCGCCGTCGGGCGAGAGCACCCCGTCCGTCGTGCCGTTCGCCCGGTGTGTGACCTGGCGCTGCTCGCCCGTCGCGCGGTCCCACGCGTACAGCTCGTACGTCCCTGTCGCGTTCGAGACGAACAGGGAGCGGTGCGGGGCGTCCTCCGCCCAGTCAGGCAGCGACACCCGCGGCGCGCGGAAGCGCTTCTCCCAGTCGGGCATGACAGCCTGCTGCTGCTCGATGGACCTGTTGCTCTCAGTCATGGCCCCATAGTGCCTGGCCCGCCCGACAATTCGCTGGCGAGGTCCCCAGCCTGTGGATAACTTCGCGCCCATGTACTCACCGACACCCGCCGACTGGCACGAGGCCAACCGCGCTCACTGGGATGAACGCGTCCCTCTGCACGTCGCCAGCGACTTCTACGACCTCGACGCCTTCCGCGCGGGCAAGGACGCCCTGCGCGACTTCGAACGCGCGGAGGTCGGGGACGTGACAGGACGGTCCCTTCTCCATCTGCAGTGCCATATAGGCGTCGACACCCTGTCGTGGGCACGGCACGGAGCCTCCCGCGTCGTCGGCCTCGACTTCTCCGAACCGGCCGTCGACGTGGCCCGCGATCTCGCCGCCGAGCTGGGCTTCACCGCCGACCGCGCGGCCTTCGTCGCCGCCGACGTGTACGACGCACGGGAAGCCGTACCGGACACGTCGTACGACATCGTCTATACGGGCGTGGGCGCGCTGTGCTGGCTGCCCGACCTCCGGCGCTGGGCCGAGACCGTCACCGCGCTCCTGTCCCCCGGCGGCTTCCTCTATCTCGCCGAGTTCCATCCGCTCACCGACATCCTCGACGACGAGACCGGCTCGCGGATCATCAACGACTACTTCACCCGGGACGCCTGGATCAACGAGCTGTCGGGCACGTACGCCGATCTGGACGCCACCACCACCAACAACCGCAGCGTGGAGTGGCAGCACCCGCTCGGCGAGGTGGTCTCCGCGCTCGCCGCCGCGGGACTGCGCATCGAGTTCCTGCACGAGCACGACGTCTCGCTGTTCCCGCGGTTCGGCTCGTTCGAGGTGCGTGACGGGTACCACCGCTTCCCGGCGGACCGGCCGCGCATCCCGCTCATGTACTCGCTGAAGGCGAGCAAGGCCTGACATCGACTTCAGGGTGTTTGTGCAGGTCAGAGGCGATTGTCAGTGGCCGGGTGCAGACTCTTCCGCATGACCGATCTGTGCAGGACAGTCGAGAGCTACTGGGCCACCGCCGACGCCCGGGACTGGACCGCGTTCGCGGACACGCTGGCCGACGGCGTCGTCTACTCCCTGCCGCAGACGCGCGAGCGCATCAGCGGCAGGGAGAAGTACGTCGAGTTCAACCGCGAGTATCCGGGCGACTGGCACGTCAGGATCGAGCGGGTCATAGCCGAGCCCGGCCAGGCCGTCACCTGGACCCACTTCACCGTGGGCCTGGAGGAGATGCACGCGATCACGTTCTTCACGGCGGACGAGCAGGGGCGCATCGCCACGGTGACGGACTTCTGGCCGGAGCCGTACGAGCCCCCGGCGGGCCGGGATCACCTGACCGAGCGGTACTGACCCCGCGGCCCGGCCGCGCGCACGAGCCCCGTACCTTGGAAGGCGTGTACCGGTTCCTGCTGACGCCCCGCTGGTGGGGGATCAACGTCTTCGTGCTGTTGGCCATCCCCTTCTGCATCTTCATGGGGTCATGGCAGCTGGGACGGTTCGAGGACCGGGTGCAGGACCACCGGGCGGCGGACAAGCAGGCCATGGCGGCCAAGACGGAGGCGGCCCGTCCGCTCGCCGAGCTGCTGCCCGTGGACACGAACACCTCCGGCAAGCAGGCCACCGCGACCGGCCGGTACGGCAAGCAGCTGCTCGTGCCCGACCGCGAGCTGGACGGCAAGCGCGGGTTCTATGTGCTGACGCTGCTGCGGGTCGACAGCGGCCAGGCACTGCCCGTCGTCCGGGGCTGGCTGCCCGGTGACGCGGACTCGGCGAAGGCGCCGGCCGCGCCCACCGGCGAGGTCACGGTGACGGGTGCGCTCCAGGCGTCCGAGAGCCCGGGGGCGAACGGCGTCAGTGCGGCCGGCGGTCTTCCCGAGGGGCAGACCGGCGCGATCAGCTCGGCGTCACTGGTGAACCTCGTGCCGTACAAGCCGTACGACGCGTGGATCACCCTCGAAAAGGCCGACAGCGGGATGAAGGCCGTACCCGCGACCGCCGCGCAGAACACCGGCCTGGACCTGAAGGCGTTCCAGAACCTCGGCTACACCGGCGAGTGGTTCGTCTTCGCGGGCTTCGTCGTCTTCATGTGGTTCCGGCTGCTGCGCCGCGAGGTGGAGTTCGCACGGGACACGGCACTCGGCCTGGCCCCGGCCGAGTCCGAGGAGCCGGCCGAGTCGCGGACCAAGGGCGAGAACGCCCCCGCGTCATCGTCGCCCACGACGTAGACGCATCACCGCCGCCCACCGCCCAGCCGACACGCACCCGCACCCGGCGACGCACGACGGCCCCACCCACCCCCACCCGGTACGACGCCGCACCCGCGGTCGGCGACGCACCGAAGGGGCCGTGCCGGTACGTCCAGCCCGTCGCATACGGGGTTATGGGCAAGTTCATGCTGTGGCAGCAAGCAGTAATGCCCACCGGCGACGGGCTGGACGTACCGGCACGGCCCCGCCCCCAACGACGCACCGCACCGCACAGCCCAGCGGAGCGCCTACGCTCAGGACGACGCCAGGATCCCCGTGTGATACACCGTGCCCGCGCACGCGTTGGACACGGTCTGTGCCGCCGTGGCCGAGCCCGTCGCCGCCGTGCTGGAGACGACGACGCTGCCGTCGGCCACGCCGTCCTCCGTGACGAGCTGGGTTGAGGTGCCGCTGCTGCCCGCGGTGTCGGTGGTGGTGCCGGTGTCGGTGGTCTCCGTCGGGGACGGGTCCGGTGAGGGCTCCGAAGTGGTCGGACAGGTCTCCGAGGGAACCCAGGCGAACTTCACCACGTACGAGGCGCCCGGCTGGAGCACCAGGGAGGTGACCTCCGTGGAGGGGTCCGGCAGCCCGGTGGCCGCGTCGCCCGACACATGGGTCGCCACACCGATCTTGGCGGCGTCCGCGGCACCCGCCGCGGTCGCGGTCACGGTGCCCGCGCCGGTGACCGTACAGGCGGCCGTGGACACGTTCGAGACGGTGAAGGAGCCGTAGACCGCGCCGGTGGAGTCCGGGGCGGCGACGGTGCCGGTGGCCCCGCCGAGCTGCGTCGACGTACAGGCCGTCGCGGTCACGGACGAGGCCGTCGGATTCGCTCCGCCCGCGGTGGCCCCGCCGCTGGTGCTCTTGCCCTTGTCCGGCGTGCCCTTCTGGCCGTCCGTGCCCTTGTCCTGGGACGTCCCGGAGGAGCCGCCCGCGACCTTCCCGTCGCCGCCGTCCGTGCCCTTGTTCGAGCCCGCGCCGCCCTGCGCCTGCGAGCTGTTGGCGGCGATGGACGGGTCGGCGTTCGAACCGGTGGAGTTCGAGACGTGCACCAGAGCCGGGACGGCCGTGCCGATGAAGAGCGCGGCGGCGGCCATGCCGACCACGGCCTGGCGCTTGCGGGCCCGTCTGGCCGGAACCGCGCGGCGCAGGTGCTCCAGGGTGCCGTCAGTGGGTTCGATCTCGTCGACGGCCTGGTGCAGCAGCCGCCGCAGTGCCAGCTCGTCCGAGCCGAGCCCTTCGGGGCCCAGTGCGTCCGGGCCCGGGGTATGGGGGCCGTGTCCGTCGGGGCCGTGGTTCACAGTTCCGTTCCCAGCATGCAGCTCGTGCTCGTCTTCGTGGGGCGCGCGCCGGTGCATCGGCTCGTGCCACTCATAGGGCTCGTGTCGGTCGTGGGTGCCACGTCGCTCGCTCATGCCGGGGCCTCCATGGCGATACGGAGCGCCGCGATGCCGCGCG containing:
- a CDS encoding SDR family oxidoreductase, whose amino-acid sequence is MSKVILVTGAGRGLGTDIAREALAAGHQVVATGRRPEEVEKTLGGPQDDLLVTKLDVTSLEDAEAAAQAAVDRFGRIDVLINNAGNFFAGYFEEITPAQMRRQIETNLFGPMNVTRAVLPILRKQRAGHIITLSSSAGLIGQEFCVAYAASKFGVEGWMESLRYDVEPYGIRTTVVEPGFFRTELLVDASTTWPEPTIEDYAERTTATVAAWKSMSGRQSGDPVKLAKALLTIAGQAEPPLRFVAGADAIEGVEAKARELLAQAQASRELGGDLAYDDATA
- a CDS encoding flavodoxin family protein — protein: MPQSSPQSSPQSAPPSSSDPNPNPNPNPLDDSYRFDDLRALIINCTLKPSPQQSHTQGLIDKSRAIMDARGVATDVVRAVDHDIAPGVYPDMTEHGFATDAWPALHEQVMAADILVLAGPIWLGDNSSVMKKVIERLYGGSGLLNSQGQYAYYGRVGGCLITGNEDGVKHCAMNILYSLQHLGYTIPPQADAGWIGPAGPGPSYLDPGSGGPENDFTNRNTTFMAWNLMHMAAMLKRANGIPAHGNQRSEWDAGCRLDAPNPDYR
- a CDS encoding HalD/BesD family halogenase, with amino-acid sequence MPALMARIPQDQADVARHRFHADSYLPLPGLLTADGLDALREEARRLERIARRRDFTMACMDGSPRHMTTLGGQVIARESRLIPDLYADPVLLDLLGSLTGERPVPVPDTLERHVLNILHRKGDTHGAHTDDYPYALVLFLEAPETPADGGLLAHAPRAASLGDLDAGQARAAHHRPGDAYLLRSDTTAHRVTPLTRSGVRRTVLNFAYTTGSVTPRATPSARELYA
- the pyrB gene encoding aspartate carbamoyltransferase; amino-acid sequence: MSLTGKHILSSDLFDRDELERLFELADVLTPVARGRQVTRILEGAVMASLFFEASTRTRLSCEAAFMRLGGGVTTTTGAEIMSIAKGESLADTSRVVSGYCDIIVIRHPEEAAVHEFAAATNIPVINGGNGAGEHPTQALLDMFALHREFTRTGGTLDGRRIALVGDLRHGRTVHSLMRLVTLYEDLTIVCVAPEPLGMPVHLLELAESRGHTVELSDQPEIGLKDADLVYATRLQTERFADRPMPYSDAFRIDKALVSRVCREDAVIMHPLPRDGRPGSNDLATDLNDDPRLAVFRQTDAGIPMRMALFSSVLGVADAVPDSLRPAAWYRPDYTGPDDAPFYKNIAP
- a CDS encoding NUDIX domain-containing protein, which codes for MYLHQIVLDAHDPQALARFWASLLGGTAVARDRGAVHVGAPGFPQLAFQPVSEGGAGGDCRPFEIAVADIEATRARAGELGAATLPLPAAEEQDSFQPMRDPEGNEFRLVLVPSAPPVPLAPAALPGAVAKARVLFTDSRGRILLVRYQPRRDERHWGLPGGTVEAGRETPRQAAVREIREETGLRCTPGRLLSVDWVNRREGRPRMVHVFDGGALEDGDLAEVRLQEAELAEWRMCSPEEAEALLPPVSWGQLRQSLAVLAAAGTGPAELVDGVPATS
- a CDS encoding NAD-binding protein, with product MMVAGDDALAHRLAAELRGVYGEQVTLVVPPAQRSVRPPVVGRARATALFDRVSAAVNRASGNGDSGVTRTEPPRSDRVLEAAELTEAVFADAGVERAAALALVYDDDETNIRAALTARRLNPRIRLVLRLYNRRLGQHIEALLDQASALAAAGAVAGAGAAGSDDAGDGEAFDASTTVLSDADTAAPALAATAVAGTSKVVQTDGLMLRAVERPPPGPGEVADPGLCTLALLSATTNDPAGADGSESSGAHGPQLLPDERAVAAATGRGTVVLENVSYSGPALSAGRSIMPFGSLLSRRLRWSFAGLVGCVVGLAVASMMVTRETPLHATYLTLLDLFAINDPAIGQPLGRQILQLFSGLVGLLLLPVLLAAVLEALGTFRSGSALRKPPRGLSGHVVLLGVGKIGTRVLARLRELHIPVVCVEADPEARGLALARRLRVPVVLGDVTQEGVLEAAKIHRAHALLALTSADTMNLEAALYARTVRPDLRVVLRLYDDDFATAVYRTLRAAYPDALTRSRSVSHLTAPAFAGAMMGRQILGAIPVERRVLLFAAVDVGGHAQLEGRTVGEAFRAGAWRVLALDTQRQASGPVSAERASGLVWSLPSTYVLRAEDRVVLAATRRGLAELLGRRPRERAGT